One Polypterus senegalus isolate Bchr_013 chromosome 10, ASM1683550v1, whole genome shotgun sequence DNA segment encodes these proteins:
- the LOC120538255 gene encoding duodenase-1-like has product MVESGERRKKIGEITSTTNRDPAPSVSGSKIIDGYEVTPHSRPYMVQLLITAGGKRGGCGAFLITQNVLLTAAHCQGERITAILGSHNLNNNEASRQEIAVSRMIPHELYDSQTNQNDIMLLQLERKVMITPEVQTIKFSTDCADIWPGMTCSVAGWGCTFTGGPVSNVLREVDVTIQKICRSEQCYKMRRGQYSVQWALESRGFVWETRETRLSLGTN; this is encoded by the exons ATGGTTGAAAGTGGTGAAAGGAGGAAGAAAATAGGAGAAATTACTTCAACCACCAACAGAGATCCTGCACCAA GTGTCTCTGGATCCAAGATTATCGATGGATATGAAGTCACCCCCCATAGCCGACCCTACATGGTCCAACTGTTAATTACTGCAGGAGGCAAACGAGGCGGCTGTGGTGCGTTCCTCATTACACAGAATGTGCTGCTGACAGCTGCTCATTGCCAAGGAGA GCGCATCACAGCAATACTGGGTAGTCATAACCTTAACAACAATGAAGCTTCCAGGCAGGAAATAGCTGTGAGCAGGATGATCCCCCACGAATTGTATGATAGCCAGACCAACCAAAATGATATCATGTTGCTGCAG CTGGAACGGAAAGTCATGATAACACCAGAGGTGCAGACCATCAAATTTTCAACAGATTGTGCAGACATCTGGCCTGGAATGACCTGCTCGGTGGCAGGATGGGGTTGTACTTTCACAGGTGGACCAGTCAGTAATGTGCTCAGAGAAGTGGACGTGACCATCCAGAAAATCTGCCGATCTGAACAATGCTACAAAATGAGGAGGGGACAGTATTCTGTGCAATGGGCCCTGGAATCAAGGGGGTTTGTTTG GGAGACTCGGGAGACCCGCTTGTCACTAGGAACAAATTGA
- the LOC120537687 gene encoding duodenase-1-like: MTAILGSHNLNNYEASRQEIAVSWMIPHELYDNQTKQNDIMLLQLERKVMITPEVQHIKFSRDCANIWPGMPCSVAGWGLTFTGGPGSNVLREVDVTIQNICRSEQRFNLRRGTVFCARALESRGLVVETQEDRLSVGTDGMSL, from the exons ATGACAGCAATACTGGGTAGTCATAACCTTAACAACTATGAAGCTTCCAGGCAGGAAATAGCTGTGAGCTGGATGATCCCCCACGAATTGTATGATAACCAGACCAAGCAAAATGATATCATGTTGCTGCAG CTGGAACGGAAAGTCATGATAACACCAGAGGTGCAACACATCAAATTTTCAAGAGATTGTGCAAACATCTGGCCTGGAATGCCCTGCTCGGTGGCAGGATGGGGTCTTACTTTCACAGGTGGACCAGGCAGTAATGTGCTCAGAGAAGTGGACGTGACCATCCAGAATATCTGCCGATCTGAACAACGCTTCAACCTGAGGAGGGGGACAGTATTCTGTGCAAGGGCCCTGGAATCAAGGGGGCTTGTAGT GGAGACTCAGGAGGACCGCTTGTCTGTAGGAACGGATGGAATGAGCCTTTAG